In Serratia marcescens subsp. marcescens ATCC 13880, a single genomic region encodes these proteins:
- a CDS encoding NADH:ubiquinone reductase (Na(+)-transporting) subunit B: MGLKNYFEKIEHHFTPGGKLEKWYPLYEATTTVFYTPGTVTRGASHVRDAIDLKRMMILVWLAVFPAMFWGMYNVGQQAIPALHHLYSGDALQQVLAGDWHYRLAQWLGASLAADAGWVSKMVLGACYFLPIYAVVFVVGGFWEVLFAIIRKHEVNEGFFVTSILFALIVPPTLPLWQAALGITFGVVVAKEIFGGTGRNFLNPALAGRAFLFFAYPAQISGDLVWTSADGFSGATPLAQWSAGGAHSLSNVATGQSISWLDAFLGNIPGSIGEVSTLMILIGGAIILFGRVASWRIVAGVMLGMVASALLFNAIGSDTNPMFAMPWYWHLVLGGFAFGMIFMATDPVSASFTNKGKWWYGILIGVMCVLIRVVNPAYPEGMMLAILFANLFAPLFDYLVVQANIKRRKARGE; the protein is encoded by the coding sequence ATGGGCCTGAAGAATTATTTCGAGAAGATAGAGCATCACTTCACGCCGGGCGGCAAACTGGAAAAGTGGTACCCGCTGTATGAAGCGACCACCACGGTGTTTTACACCCCCGGCACGGTGACGCGCGGCGCTTCGCACGTGCGCGACGCCATCGATTTGAAACGCATGATGATCCTGGTGTGGCTGGCGGTGTTCCCGGCGATGTTCTGGGGCATGTACAACGTCGGCCAGCAGGCAATCCCGGCGCTGCACCATCTGTACAGCGGCGACGCGCTGCAACAGGTGCTGGCGGGCGACTGGCATTATCGCCTGGCGCAGTGGCTCGGCGCCTCGCTGGCGGCCGACGCCGGCTGGGTCAGCAAGATGGTGCTGGGCGCCTGTTACTTCCTGCCGATCTACGCCGTGGTATTCGTAGTCGGCGGCTTCTGGGAAGTGCTGTTCGCCATTATCCGCAAGCATGAGGTCAACGAAGGCTTCTTCGTCACGTCCATCCTGTTCGCGCTGATCGTGCCGCCGACCCTGCCGCTGTGGCAGGCCGCGCTGGGCATCACCTTCGGCGTGGTGGTGGCCAAAGAGATCTTCGGCGGCACCGGGCGCAACTTCCTCAACCCGGCGCTGGCCGGCCGCGCCTTCCTGTTCTTCGCCTATCCGGCGCAGATCTCCGGCGATTTGGTGTGGACCTCCGCGGACGGTTTCTCCGGCGCGACGCCGCTGGCGCAGTGGAGCGCGGGCGGGGCGCACAGCCTGAGCAACGTGGCCACCGGCCAGTCCATCAGCTGGCTGGACGCTTTCCTCGGCAACATTCCCGGCTCGATCGGTGAGGTGTCCACGCTGATGATCCTGATCGGCGGGGCGATTATCCTGTTCGGCCGCGTGGCCTCCTGGCGCATCGTCGCCGGCGTAATGCTCGGCATGGTGGCTTCCGCCCTGTTGTTCAACGCCATCGGTTCGGACACCAACCCGATGTTCGCCATGCCGTGGTACTGGCATCTGGTGCTGGGCGGCTTCGCTTTCGGCATGATCTTTATGGCGACCGACCCGGTTTCCGCCTCCTTCACCAATAAGGGGAAATGGTGGTACGGCATTCTGATTGGCGTGATGTGCGTGCTGATTAGGGTAGTCAACCCCGCCTATCCGGAAGGCATGATGCTGGCGATCCTGTTCGCCAACCTGTTCGCACCGCTGTTCGATTACCTGGTGGTGCAGGCCAACATCAAGCGGAGAAAAGCCCGTGGCGAATGA
- a CDS encoding Na(+)-translocating NADH-quinone reductase subunit C, producing MANEAKNDGIGKTLLVVLLLCLVCSVVVAGSAVGLKSKQQEQKLLDKQRNILDVAGLLQPKMESEQVKRLYSERIEPRLVDLNSGEFVAGKAAAFDLGAALRDDAKSVALAAGDDPAGIKRRSNQAEIYLVRDESGQVNKIVLPVYGTGLWSMMYAFVALDNDGNTVKGITYYDQGETPGLGGEVENPSWRQQWVGKQLFDDNGQPAIRVVKGGARQGDVHGVDGLSGATLTSNGVQHTFDFWLGEHGFGPFLKKVREGALKNG from the coding sequence GTGGCGAATGAAGCGAAAAACGACGGCATCGGTAAAACGCTGCTGGTAGTGCTGCTGCTGTGTCTGGTGTGTTCAGTGGTGGTGGCGGGCTCCGCCGTCGGCCTGAAGTCCAAACAGCAGGAGCAAAAGCTGCTCGACAAGCAGCGCAATATTCTCGACGTAGCCGGCCTGTTGCAGCCGAAAATGGAGAGCGAGCAGGTCAAGCGCCTGTACAGCGAGCGCATCGAACCGCGCCTGGTGGATCTGAACAGCGGCGAGTTTGTCGCCGGCAAGGCGGCGGCGTTCGATCTGGGCGCCGCGCTGCGCGACGACGCCAAAAGCGTGGCGCTGGCGGCGGGCGACGATCCGGCCGGCATCAAGCGCCGCAGCAACCAGGCGGAAATCTACCTGGTGCGCGATGAAAGCGGCCAGGTGAACAAGATTGTGCTGCCGGTATACGGCACCGGTCTGTGGTCGATGATGTACGCCTTCGTGGCGCTGGATAATGACGGCAACACGGTCAAGGGCATCACCTACTACGACCAGGGGGAAACCCCGGGGCTGGGCGGGGAGGTCGAGAACCCGTCCTGGCGCCAGCAGTGGGTCGGCAAACAGCTGTTCGACGACAATGGCCAGCCGGCGATCCGCGTGGTGAAAGGCGGCGCGCGTCAGGGGGATGTGCATGGTGTGGACGGCCTGTCCGGCGCCACGCTGACCTCCAACGGCGTACAGCATACGTTTGATTTCTGGTTGGGCGAGCACGGCTTCGGCCCGTTCCTGAAAAAAGTTCGTGAAGGAGCGCTGAAAAATGGCTGA
- a CDS encoding NADH:ubiquinone reductase (Na(+)-transporting) subunit D has translation MADSKEIKRVLLGPLFDNNPIALQVLGVCSALAVTTKLETAVVMTIAVTLVTAFSSFFISLIRHHIPNSVRIIVQMAIIASLVIVVDQLLRAYAFEISKQLSVFVGLIITNCIVMGRAEAYAMKSPPIESFMDGIGNGLGYGVILVLVGFLRELIGSGKLFGVPVLETVQNGGWYQPNGLFLLAPSAFFIIGLLIWVLRTLKPAQIEKE, from the coding sequence ATGGCTGATTCCAAAGAGATAAAGCGGGTCCTGCTGGGGCCGCTGTTCGACAATAACCCGATCGCCCTGCAGGTGCTGGGCGTCTGTTCGGCGCTGGCGGTGACCACCAAGCTGGAGACGGCGGTGGTGATGACCATTGCGGTGACGCTGGTGACCGCGTTCTCCAGCTTCTTCATCTCGCTGATCCGTCACCATATTCCCAACAGCGTGCGCATCATCGTGCAGATGGCGATCATCGCCTCGCTGGTGATCGTGGTCGATCAGCTGCTGCGCGCTTATGCGTTCGAGATCTCCAAGCAGCTGTCGGTGTTCGTCGGCCTGATCATCACCAACTGTATCGTGATGGGGCGCGCCGAGGCCTACGCCATGAAGTCGCCGCCGATCGAGAGCTTTATGGACGGCATCGGCAACGGGCTGGGCTACGGGGTGATCCTGGTGCTGGTCGGTTTCCTGCGCGAGCTGATCGGCTCCGGCAAGCTGTTCGGCGTGCCGGTGCTGGAAACGGTGCAGAACGGCGGCTGGTATCAGCCGAACGGCCTGTTCCTGCTGGCGCCGAGCGCGTTCTTCATCATCGGCCTGCTGATCTGGGTGCTGCGCACCCTGAAGCCGGCGCAGATCGAAAAGGAGTAA